A stretch of the uncultured Desulfobacter sp. genome encodes the following:
- a CDS encoding TatD family hydrolase, translating into MILFDSHCHIDDKCYDNDRDKVMDRSRREGVLAVMVVGVDRATSQKAIDIASRFDHVYTSVGIHPHDAVQCSAQVLNELRQLVLAHDCIKAWGETGLDFNRMFSPQEDQEACFSAQLALAGKLDLPLIFHERDSNGRFYEILKSDGPKSRKGVVHCFSGTKEEMFKYLDLGYYIGITGILTILQRGEYLRSIVPLVPKDRLLIETDAPYLTPKPQKNKHRRNEPAFVRSVMECLAAVRKEDPDQLAAAVFKNTLDLYNIPADPAWSDK; encoded by the coding sequence ATGATTCTTTTTGACTCCCATTGCCATATTGACGATAAATGCTACGATAATGATCGGGACAAGGTTATGGACAGATCGCGCCGGGAAGGCGTGCTGGCCGTAATGGTGGTCGGTGTTGACAGGGCAACCTCCCAAAAGGCCATAGATATCGCATCCCGGTTTGATCATGTTTATACCTCTGTAGGGATTCATCCCCATGATGCGGTTCAGTGCTCCGCCCAGGTGCTCAATGAGCTTCGACAGCTGGTTCTGGCCCATGACTGCATCAAGGCCTGGGGGGAAACCGGACTGGACTTCAACCGCATGTTTTCACCCCAGGAGGACCAGGAAGCCTGTTTTTCAGCCCAGCTTGCCCTGGCCGGAAAGCTGGATCTGCCGCTTATTTTTCATGAGCGGGATTCCAACGGGAGGTTTTATGAGATATTGAAATCAGACGGGCCCAAGTCCAGAAAAGGGGTGGTTCACTGTTTTTCCGGCACAAAAGAGGAGATGTTTAAATACCTTGATCTTGGGTATTATATCGGTATTACGGGGATTCTTACCATCCTCCAGCGGGGTGAGTACCTGCGCAGTATTGTTCCTTTGGTCCCCAAAGATCGGTTGCTCATAGAGACGGATGCCCCCTATCTGACCCCTAAACCCCAGAAAAACAAGCATCGGCGCAACGAACCGGCATTTGTCCGCTCCGTGATGGAATGTCTGGCAGCGGTGCGTAAAGAAGACCCGGATCAGTTGGCCGCCGCCGTATTTAAAAATACCCTGGATCTCTACAATATTCCTGCCGATCCGGCTTGGTCGGATAAATAA
- the ftsX gene encoding permease-like cell division protein FtsX, producing MMRFLSKALTDIRSNRFLNIITIMTIALSILLVSVFMLFFENASRVLSAWDQGGRAIVYLSESFTPAMLPNVKDQLMSIGGIEKTTFIPKTQALEQLKKEMGSRTQFLSTLQENPLPDAIEITMADHSNFEQIQKTANRIEALDIVDTVEYGQGWLGRFFKLFNLFKMTGYAMSGLFLMIALFITANTVRITFYARQAEVEIMRLVGATDGFIKTPFYVEGLLQGFFGGVLGIIILLSGYLTLSSGISQNLSAYVYLDIHFLSWPAMAIILFSSTFLGWFGCFISLKQILK from the coding sequence ATGATGCGATTTTTAAGCAAAGCCTTGACCGATATCCGGTCCAACCGATTTCTAAACATAATCACCATCATGACCATCGCCCTTTCCATCCTTCTGGTGTCGGTTTTCATGCTTTTTTTCGAAAATGCCAGCCGGGTTCTTTCTGCCTGGGATCAGGGAGGACGGGCCATCGTTTACTTGAGCGAATCTTTCACCCCTGCCATGCTGCCCAATGTAAAAGACCAGCTTATGTCCATAGGCGGCATTGAAAAAACAACGTTTATCCCCAAAACCCAGGCACTGGAACAGTTGAAAAAAGAGATGGGTTCCAGAACCCAATTTCTGTCAACCCTCCAGGAGAATCCACTCCCCGATGCCATTGAAATCACCATGGCCGACCATTCCAACTTTGAACAGATTCAAAAAACAGCCAATCGGATTGAGGCCTTGGACATTGTAGATACAGTAGAGTATGGACAAGGATGGTTGGGCCGTTTTTTCAAACTGTTCAATCTCTTTAAAATGACCGGTTATGCCATGAGCGGTCTGTTTTTGATGATCGCCCTGTTCATCACGGCCAACACCGTACGCATAACCTTTTATGCAAGACAGGCAGAAGTGGAAATCATGCGCCTGGTGGGCGCAACAGACGGGTTCATCAAAACGCCTTTTTATGTTGAAGGACTCCTCCAGGGATTTTTCGGCGGGGTTTTGGGTATAATCATTCTTTTATCAGGTTATTTGACACTATCTTCCGGCATTTCCCAGAATCTGAGCGCCTATGTGTATCTGGACATTCATTTTCTTTCCTGGCCGGCCATGGCAATCATTTTATTTTCCAGCACCTTCTTAGGTTGGTTCGGATGTTTCATTTCATTGAAGCAGATTCTAAAATAA
- the ftsE gene encoding cell division ATP-binding protein FtsE has protein sequence MRANSGKANIIRLFNVTKRYGGKLALNNITLDIKPGEFIFISGPSGAGKSTLLKVLYLAERVSEGQILIDGMNLARVSSTKLPFLRRRFGMVFQDFKLIPSRTVFENVALVLKVAGEKQSYIKKKVMHVLRVTGMEKKANHLPPTLSGGEQQRVAVARAVVGEPSIILADEPTGSLDNESAQRVLDLLLGYHQNGATILMASHNLDQMSLFGKGRNIALEDGTLKGISTILC, from the coding sequence ATGAGGGCGAACAGCGGCAAAGCCAATATTATCAGGCTGTTTAATGTGACCAAACGCTATGGCGGCAAGCTGGCTCTAAACAACATCACCCTTGATATCAAACCCGGCGAGTTCATCTTTATTTCCGGGCCTTCCGGGGCCGGCAAATCCACGTTGCTCAAGGTTTTATATCTGGCCGAGCGGGTTTCCGAAGGACAAATTTTGATTGACGGCATGAATCTGGCGCGGGTTTCATCCACAAAACTGCCTTTTCTACGGCGTCGCTTCGGCATGGTCTTCCAGGATTTCAAGTTGATCCCCAGCCGTACAGTCTTTGAAAATGTCGCCCTTGTACTCAAGGTTGCCGGAGAAAAACAGTCCTACATAAAAAAAAAGGTGATGCACGTACTCAGGGTCACGGGCATGGAAAAAAAGGCCAATCATCTGCCCCCGACCCTGTCGGGCGGAGAACAGCAACGGGTCGCCGTGGCAAGAGCCGTGGTCGGCGAACCATCCATTATCCTGGCAGATGAACCCACGGGCAGCCTGGACAATGAATCTGCCCAGCGTGTGCTTGATCTGCTTTTAGGGTATCATCAAAATGGGGCCACCATTCTCATGGCCAGCCATAACCTGGACCAGATGTCCCTTTTTGGCAAAGGACGAAACATCGCCCTGGAAGACGGAACACTTAAAGGAATATCAACCATTTTATGCTGA
- the glnA gene encoding type I glutamate--ammonia ligase — MTPKEVLAMAKENDVKVVDIRYMDFIGTWQHFSVPVSELTEASFEDGFGFDGSSMRAWQNIDNSDMNVIPEAGTAKIDPFFKVPTLAIIGNIHDPITGEGYSRDPRGIAKRTEAYIKSTGIGDTIFVGPEPEFFIFSNIRYSSDPHASFFEIDSPEAHWNSGDGSEPNLGYKIKPKHGYFPLPPADTYQDMRTEMMLTLQDLGIDMECQHHEVASAGQSEIDLRFDSLLNMGDKLAWFKYVLRNVAAKYGQCVTFMPKPLYGDNGTGMHTHMSFWKGGEPTFAGNKYAGMSDNALYAIGGIMKHCKALCALTNPTTNSYKRLVPGFEAPIKLAYSSRNRSAAIRLPMYSGSPKAKRLEFRTPDPSANGYMAFSAIAMAMLDGIQNKIDPGDPMDKNIYDLPAEELAAIPSAPGCLEEALEALKADNEFLLKGDVFTKDVVDYWIDYKMENEVKPVISRPHPHEFYLYFDI, encoded by the coding sequence ATGACACCAAAAGAAGTATTGGCAATGGCAAAAGAAAATGACGTTAAAGTCGTTGATATCCGCTATATGGACTTCATCGGCACGTGGCAACATTTTAGTGTGCCTGTATCAGAGCTGACAGAAGCTTCCTTTGAAGATGGATTTGGATTTGACGGTTCTTCCATGAGAGCATGGCAGAACATTGATAACTCTGATATGAACGTCATTCCTGAAGCTGGAACGGCAAAAATTGATCCGTTTTTTAAAGTGCCGACTTTGGCCATTATTGGCAACATCCATGACCCGATCACCGGTGAAGGGTATTCCAGAGATCCCCGCGGTATTGCCAAAAGAACTGAAGCCTATATCAAAAGCACCGGCATCGGCGACACCATTTTTGTAGGTCCCGAGCCCGAGTTTTTTATCTTCTCCAATATCCGTTACTCTTCAGATCCCCATGCTTCCTTTTTTGAGATTGATTCTCCGGAAGCTCACTGGAACAGCGGTGACGGTTCCGAACCCAATCTGGGATACAAAATCAAACCCAAGCACGGTTATTTCCCCCTGCCGCCCGCTGATACCTATCAAGACATGAGAACTGAGATGATGCTGACCCTGCAGGATCTGGGTATTGATATGGAATGCCAGCACCACGAAGTTGCTTCTGCCGGCCAGTCTGAAATTGACCTTCGGTTTGACTCCCTGCTGAACATGGGTGACAAGCTTGCCTGGTTCAAATATGTATTGAGAAATGTCGCTGCAAAATACGGACAGTGTGTTACCTTTATGCCCAAACCCCTTTATGGTGACAACGGTACCGGTATGCACACCCACATGAGCTTCTGGAAAGGTGGAGAGCCCACATTTGCAGGCAACAAATATGCCGGTATGTCTGACAATGCTCTGTACGCCATCGGCGGTATCATGAAGCATTGCAAAGCCCTGTGCGCCTTGACCAACCCCACCACCAACTCTTACAAACGTCTGGTTCCCGGTTTTGAAGCACCCATTAAACTGGCCTACTCCAGCCGGAACCGTTCTGCTGCCATCCGTCTGCCCATGTACTCCGGATCTCCAAAGGCAAAACGTCTTGAATTCCGTACACCTGATCCCAGCGCCAACGGTTACATGGCTTTCTCCGCCATTGCCATGGCCATGCTTGACGGTATTCAGAACAAAATTGATCCGGGCGATCCCATGGATAAAAACATCTATGATCTGCCGGCTGAAGAACTGGCTGCTATCCCGTCCGCACCGGGTTGCCTTGAAGAAGCTCTGGAAGCCCTTAAAGCAGACAATGAATTCCTGCTCAAGGGTGATGTTTTCACTAAGGACGTTGTTGACTACTGGATTGACTACAAAATGGAAAACGAAGTTAAACCGGTTATCAGCCGTCCGCATCCCCATGAGTTCTATCTGTACTTTGACATTTAA
- a CDS encoding MoxR family ATPase yields MTKHQDARFQGAQKYVLDPELASIVNISMALEMPLLLKGEPGTGKTMLAHAIADTLDMQLIILNVKSSMKLVEALYQYDTLTRLNDSRFGDSTRDVSNIDEYIKMGKIGQAFCAEKRTVLLIDEIDKADTDFQDDMLDVLDQMQFDIIETDKTISAVHRPVIIITSNAKKDLSDPFLGRCNFHHIAFPDPKMMRKIIQVHFPDIDSKLAENAINAFYAARNIDGIEKKPATRELINWIRALQADPDFRAQDLLKGGLPFLGVMFKKSPDYERAKNMTGRPRRF; encoded by the coding sequence ATGACAAAACATCAAGACGCACGGTTCCAAGGGGCCCAAAAATATGTACTCGACCCGGAACTTGCATCCATTGTCAACATATCCATGGCCCTTGAAATGCCCCTGCTTCTAAAAGGGGAGCCCGGCACCGGCAAAACCATGCTGGCCCATGCCATTGCCGATACCCTGGACATGCAGCTGATTATTCTCAACGTCAAATCCAGCATGAAACTTGTAGAAGCCCTCTACCAATACGACACACTTACCCGCCTCAATGATTCTCGGTTCGGTGACTCCACCAGAGATGTCAGCAATATTGACGAATATATAAAGATGGGAAAAATCGGCCAGGCCTTCTGCGCTGAAAAGCGCACCGTCCTTCTCATTGATGAAATTGACAAGGCTGATACGGATTTCCAGGATGACATGCTCGATGTTTTGGACCAGATGCAGTTTGATATCATTGAAACCGATAAAACCATATCCGCCGTCCACAGACCTGTGATCATTATCACATCCAATGCAAAAAAAGACTTGTCCGATCCCTTTCTCGGCCGTTGCAATTTTCACCACATTGCGTTTCCTGACCCCAAAATGATGCGCAAAATTATCCAGGTCCACTTCCCGGACATTGATTCAAAACTGGCGGAAAATGCCATCAACGCATTCTACGCCGCCAGGAACATTGACGGCATAGAAAAAAAGCCCGCCACCCGGGAACTGATCAACTGGATACGGGCACTTCAAGCAGATCCTGACTTCAGAGCCCAGGACCTCCTGAAGGGTGGCCTGCCGTTTTTAGGTGTCATGTTTAAAAAAAGCCCGGACTATGAACGGGCCAAAAACATGACCGGCCGCCCCAGACGATTCTAA
- the glnD gene encoding [protein-PII] uridylyltransferase has protein sequence MDSPEAKLLIEQKQELIDQYLQGQETNFLEKMTTRLDEYFYRVFEKSIAARKMVISGSPFAIIALGGYGRKEQCIHSDIDLLILFDKVIPPDVEAFVQELLYPLWDARFEVGYAVRSINECIKMSFERFDILTTVLDARFICGASLIYSEFMERFRQQLAAKHLKPTLNYLYENGEKRLEDFGDSSYLVSPDLKSGFGGLRDYHTLLWYAKIKSNIKTRRDLEYYGFLSHFEYDSLEDALTYIWDVRNRLHYISNRKSDTLHFEHQAEVAGLMDYADTEGSPQVEVFLGELHEKMDFLKQIYQITFEDIVSTCRVKKDTVTPRPTKTEGLVVKKRRLCFANTVTIMQHPDLLLRIFLESGQTRIPLSIEARRVASEFRHLVDDEVRTDPACVKIFKRILGMSLWKFNVLNVMLSTGILAQFIPEFAPLVHKIQYNQYHLFPVDKHSIRCVQILNGFKDPGDTMMGTLYNSVFKEIRNKNVLLVAGLLHDIGKADPAKEHSRRGARIAGPVVDRLGFSPVEKEDILFLIEHHLFLAKTATRRDIYDEETAVYTAHKIGKIRLLRMLFLITVADSKATGPKAWNEWTENLIKDLFFKTMSIIKTGELASKKTQRLIEKKKKDVLTLLRESWREEEVTRQLSAMSRRYLLYVPPQNIVDHINLFRNLGDREYIWQITKENKSDMRTVSICGKDKPGFYSKLAGVFFQNNIDIVGSQAYFLGDRHFLDIFNVRPPQDRLFEKEKWEKAGQDLSMALEDDHYLDNVLEKIPTEVTISSGSRPEDNQVRIDNETSSFFTIIEVLTYDFPGLLFAITNTLYRSGINVNVAMVATKVDQVIDVFYVRDIEGDQKIESEEKLNQIKNAIINRLPQIQSKEVINEKN, from the coding sequence ATGGACAGTCCTGAAGCCAAATTATTAATTGAACAGAAACAAGAGCTGATAGATCAGTATCTCCAGGGGCAAGAAACGAATTTCCTGGAAAAGATGACCACTCGTCTTGATGAATACTTTTATCGGGTGTTTGAGAAGAGTATTGCTGCCAGGAAAATGGTTATTTCGGGCAGTCCTTTTGCCATCATTGCCCTGGGGGGATACGGGAGAAAAGAGCAGTGTATCCATTCCGATATCGATCTGCTTATCCTTTTTGATAAAGTCATTCCGCCGGATGTGGAGGCCTTTGTCCAGGAACTTTTGTATCCCTTATGGGATGCCAGGTTTGAAGTGGGGTATGCAGTCAGGAGCATTAATGAGTGTATTAAAATGTCCTTTGAGCGTTTTGATATTCTGACCACCGTTCTTGATGCCAGGTTTATTTGCGGTGCCTCTTTGATCTATTCCGAATTCATGGAAAGATTCCGGCAGCAACTGGCCGCAAAGCACTTGAAGCCTACGCTTAATTATTTATACGAAAACGGAGAAAAACGCCTGGAGGATTTCGGGGACTCTTCCTATCTGGTCTCACCTGACTTGAAATCAGGATTTGGTGGTCTTCGGGATTACCACACCCTGCTGTGGTACGCTAAAATTAAGTCCAATATTAAGACCCGGCGGGATTTGGAGTATTATGGGTTTTTGTCCCATTTTGAATACGACAGCCTGGAAGATGCGTTAACCTATATATGGGATGTGCGCAACCGTTTGCATTATATCAGCAACCGCAAAAGCGATACCCTGCATTTTGAGCACCAGGCAGAAGTGGCTGGCTTAATGGATTATGCGGATACAGAGGGCTCGCCCCAGGTGGAGGTTTTTCTCGGTGAACTGCATGAAAAAATGGATTTTTTAAAGCAGATTTACCAGATCACGTTTGAAGATATTGTGTCCACCTGCCGGGTTAAGAAAGACACGGTTACGCCGCGTCCTACCAAGACCGAGGGGCTGGTCGTAAAAAAACGCCGGCTTTGTTTTGCTAATACCGTGACAATTATGCAGCACCCTGATCTACTGCTGCGCATTTTTCTTGAAAGTGGTCAGACCCGGATTCCTTTGTCCATTGAGGCCAGGCGGGTCGCATCGGAATTCCGTCACCTTGTGGATGATGAGGTGCGCACGGATCCGGCATGTGTTAAGATTTTCAAACGGATCCTGGGAATGTCTTTGTGGAAATTTAACGTGCTTAATGTTATGCTTTCCACTGGTATCCTGGCTCAGTTTATTCCGGAATTTGCGCCGCTGGTGCATAAAATTCAGTACAATCAGTATCACCTGTTTCCCGTGGACAAGCACTCCATTCGCTGCGTACAGATTCTGAACGGTTTCAAAGACCCTGGTGATACGATGATGGGTACCCTTTATAATTCCGTGTTCAAGGAGATAAGGAATAAAAATGTTTTGCTTGTCGCAGGTCTTCTCCATGACATCGGTAAAGCCGATCCTGCCAAGGAGCACTCCCGTAGAGGGGCCAGGATAGCCGGACCTGTTGTTGATCGACTCGGATTTAGTCCTGTGGAAAAAGAAGATATTCTTTTCCTCATTGAACACCATCTGTTTTTGGCCAAAACCGCCACCCGCCGGGATATTTATGACGAAGAGACAGCCGTTTATACAGCGCATAAAATCGGCAAAATTCGGTTGTTACGCATGCTTTTTCTGATCACAGTGGCAGATTCCAAGGCAACCGGACCCAAGGCCTGGAACGAATGGACCGAAAATTTGATTAAAGACCTGTTTTTTAAAACCATGAGTATTATTAAAACAGGGGAACTGGCGTCCAAGAAAACCCAGCGACTTATTGAAAAAAAGAAGAAAGACGTTTTGACTTTGTTGCGGGAGAGTTGGCGGGAAGAAGAGGTTACCCGGCAGTTGTCTGCTATGTCCCGGCGCTACCTGCTTTATGTGCCTCCCCAGAACATTGTGGATCATATTAATCTATTTAGAAATCTTGGAGATCGGGAATATATCTGGCAGATTACAAAGGAAAACAAGTCTGATATGAGAACCGTCTCCATTTGCGGTAAGGATAAGCCGGGGTTTTACTCCAAGCTTGCCGGGGTTTTTTTTCAGAATAATATTGATATTGTCGGTTCCCAGGCCTATTTTTTGGGGGACAGGCATTTTCTGGATATCTTTAATGTCCGTCCTCCCCAGGACCGCCTTTTTGAAAAGGAAAAATGGGAAAAGGCCGGGCAGGATTTAAGCATGGCCCTTGAAGATGACCACTACCTGGATAACGTGCTTGAGAAAATCCCCACTGAGGTTACCATATCCAGCGGCAGTCGACCCGAAGACAACCAGGTCCGCATAGACAATGAAACATCCAGCTTTTTTACGATTATTGAAGTTTTAACCTATGATTTTCCAGGGCTCTTGTTTGCCATTACCAATACCTTATACCGGTCCGGTATCAACGTCAATGTTGCCATGGTCGCCACTAAGGTTGATCAGGTGATTGATGTTTTTTACGTCCGGGATATTGAAGGAGACCAGAAAATAGAATCAGAAGAAAAATTGAATCAAATAAAAAACGCTATTATTAACCGTCTTCCACAGATACAGTCAAAGGAGGTCATAAATGAAAAAAATTGA
- the tatA gene encoding twin-arginine translocase TatA/TatE family subunit: MIGGLGMPELIIILVIILIIFGAGKLPEIGAGLGKGIKNFKKATKEPIDEDKEKDPEKIDKD; this comes from the coding sequence ATGATTGGTGGTCTAGGAATGCCGGAGTTGATAATAATTCTGGTGATTATCCTTATAATATTTGGCGCGGGTAAGTTGCCTGAAATCGGTGCTGGTTTAGGAAAGGGGATTAAAAATTTCAAAAAAGCAACAAAAGAGCCCATTGATGAAGACAAGGAAAAGGATCCTGAAAAAATAGATAAAGATTAG
- a CDS encoding P-II family nitrogen regulator, with amino-acid sequence MKKIEAIIKPFKLDDVKEALSEIGIYGMTVTEVNGYGRQKGHKEIYRGAEYVVDFVPKIKLEIVVTDDRLDETVETIRSATNSGKIGDGKIFVLPVEGAIRVRTGESGDDAI; translated from the coding sequence ATGAAAAAAATTGAGGCAATTATTAAACCCTTTAAGCTGGATGATGTCAAAGAGGCTTTGAGCGAAATCGGCATCTACGGCATGACCGTTACAGAAGTTAATGGATACGGCCGCCAGAAAGGGCACAAAGAGATCTATCGCGGGGCGGAGTATGTTGTAGATTTTGTTCCAAAAATAAAACTTGAGATTGTTGTGACCGACGACCGACTTGACGAAACCGTGGAAACTATCCGGTCTGCAACAAACAGCGGTAAGATTGGTGACGGTAAGATTTTTGTGTTGCCGGTTGAAGGGGCTATCCGGGTTCGAACCGGAGAAAGCGGAGATGATGCAATTTAA